GGAATTGGAGGAAGCGTCCTTCGGCATGCATGAGCATGAATGCCGGGACGGAGAGGACGATGAAGCCGATCGCCGAGGTGTAGAGCACCGGTTTGCGCCCGATCGAGTCCGTCAGTCGGCCCAGCGGGCTGACGACGGCGATCATTGCCAGCAGCAGTCCGACGAGCATGAAATTGCTCGTGACTTCGGAGTGTCCCAGGATGCTGCTGAGGTAGGTCGGCATGTACGTCAGGACCATGTACTGGCCGACGTTGAGAAGCACGACGAAGGCCATGAGCATGACGATCTGCTTCTTGTATCCGGTGAATAGTTCTCGGAACGGTTTCCGGTTGGCCTGCTGCTTAGAGGTGGTCTGTGAGAATGCCTCCGGTTCGTCGAGTTTCATCCGCAGCCAGAGGGCGATGGCACCGAGCGGCAGGGTCAGCAGGAAGGGCAGGCGCCACCAGCCGGCCTCCATGCCGTCCGATCCGACGACGACGAGGATGATGGTGCAGACGAACGCAGCCGAGGCGGTTCCCGCCAGGGTGCCCATCTCAAGGAAGGATCCGCAGAAGCCTCGTCGTCTGTCGGGTGCCGACTCCGCCATGTAGACGGCGGCTCCGCCGTACTCGCCCCCGGTCGAGAAACCTTGGACCATGCGGCACAACAGCAGCAGGACCGGCGCGAATGCCCCGAGAGTGGAGTAGCTGGGAAGGATGCCGATGATCGTGGTCGGAATCGTCATCATGATGATGGTCAGGACCATCACATGCTGGCGGCCCACCTTGTCCCCCAAAGGCCCGAGGACGAGCCCTCCCAAAGGACGGAACACGAAGGAGAGGGCGAGGGTGGCGAATGTCAGCGCGACTCCCCATTCGCCGGGGAAGAAGGCGCTGGCGATGTAGACGGACACGTAGGAGTAGACACCGTAGTCGAACCATTCGACGGCATTGCCGAGGGCCGATCCTCCGATTGCCCGCTTGAGGGTCCGCTTCTGGGCGGGCGGCATCTTGGACATGTCGATGCCGTCAGGTGTGGGGATCTTCTCATCGTTCGCCGAACTGCTCATGCCATTCCCTTCTCGAGACGTCACCTGTGTCCATTGGAACGCAGATTCGCAATTTTCGCTACCTCTGTAGTGCCCCCTGGAGGGGGGCCGGGCACGACCGAAATGCGACCCTCAAAGACTGGACACTCGGGGTGGCTCTCCCCGCGTCGTGTCATCCGGTCTTCTTCTTGGCTCCGGCCTTGCTCGACCCGGACTTCTTCGCAGAGCTGCTCTGGCCAGAACCCTTCTTCTTGGTCTCCGACTGTCCCGAACTCTTCTTCGATGAGCGAGAGCTGTCGACCGACTTCTGGAGTGCCTCCATCAGATCGATGACGTCGCCGCCGGGCTCTTCGTCCTCGTCTTCGTCACCGAAGGCCTTCTCCAGGTCGAGAGACTCGCCCTTGTCGATCTTCGCGTCGATGAGCTTGCGCAGTTCCTCCTGGTAATCGTCATTGAACTCCTCCGGAGTGAAGTCCTCCGAATACGAATCGACGAGCTTGGCCGACATCTCCCGCTCCTTCTTGGAGATCTTCGCCTGAGAATCCACGCCCTTGAAGTCGACGTCGCGGATCTCATCGGCCCACCGCAATGTCTGGATCATGAGCACCTTTCCGCACACACGCAGGACCGCCAGCCGCGTGCGGGTGCGCAGGGTGATCGTCACAATGGCCGTGCGGTCGGTGTCCTCGAGGGTCTGTCGCAGGAGCAGATAGGACTTCGGGGTCTTCGACGTCGGCTCGAGGAAGTACGCCTTCTCCAACATGATCGGATCGATCTGATCATTGGGCACGAACTGGAGGACCTCGAGGTCGTCATTCTCATCGGCGGGCAGAGCCTCGAAGTCGTCCTTCGTGAGGATCACCCGATTCTCGCCATCGTCGTAGGCCTTGACCATGTCGTCGGTCTCGACGACCTTCCCACACTCCTGACAGCGGTGCTGATTGCGGATGCGCCCGCCGTCTTTCTCATGCACCTGATGCATATTCACGTCGTGACTCTCGGTGGCCGAGTACAGCTTCACCGGCACGTTGACGAGGCCAAACGCAATCGATCCGGTCCAAATCGCTCTCATTCCTCCATTGAAACCCAGTCTCAGAATGTTGGCTACCCCCATCGGCAGTCCCTCATGACGGTCCGCCTTGCAGGCCTCCATCGCCGAGGTTGTTCCGTCCTTGGCCTCGTGCCCTTGGCTGCAAGCGGGTAGCCTACAGCTCACAGGAGGTGTCCATGTCACGCCATGAGCAGAAGGTCACCGTCGACGGGCATCGGCTGACCCTGACCAACCTCGATAAGGTCTTCTACCCTGAGACGGGCACGACGAAGGGTGAGGTGCTCGACTACTGCGCACGCATCTCGGAGCACCTGATCCGCCACGCCCACGACCGGATCGCCACCCGCAAACGCTGGGTCGACGGTGTCGGCACACCGCAGGACCCGGGAGACGTGTTCTTCGAGAAGGACCTCCCCGACTCCGCA
The Brevibacterium marinum genome window above contains:
- a CDS encoding Ku protein, which codes for MRAIWTGSIAFGLVNVPVKLYSATESHDVNMHQVHEKDGGRIRNQHRCQECGKVVETDDMVKAYDDGENRVILTKDDFEALPADENDDLEVLQFVPNDQIDPIMLEKAYFLEPTSKTPKSYLLLRQTLEDTDRTAIVTITLRTRTRLAVLRVCGKVLMIQTLRWADEIRDVDFKGVDSQAKISKKEREMSAKLVDSYSEDFTPEEFNDDYQEELRKLIDAKIDKGESLDLEKAFGDEDEDEEPGGDVIDLMEALQKSVDSSRSSKKSSGQSETKKKGSGQSSSAKKSGSSKAGAKKKTG
- a CDS encoding MFS transporter; this encodes MSSSANDEKIPTPDGIDMSKMPPAQKRTLKRAIGGSALGNAVEWFDYGVYSYVSVYIASAFFPGEWGVALTFATLALSFVFRPLGGLVLGPLGDKVGRQHVMVLTIIMMTIPTTIIGILPSYSTLGAFAPVLLLLCRMVQGFSTGGEYGGAAVYMAESAPDRRRGFCGSFLEMGTLAGTASAAFVCTIILVVVGSDGMEAGWWRLPFLLTLPLGAIALWLRMKLDEPEAFSQTTSKQQANRKPFRELFTGYKKQIVMLMAFVVLLNVGQYMVLTYMPTYLSSILGHSEVTSNFMLVGLLLAMIAVVSPLGRLTDSIGRKPVLYTSAIGFIVLSVPAFMLMHAEGRFLQFLGLGVIALLQVMMQSCVSATLPAIFPTQVRFSGFAIGYNISTAIFGGTTAAVNTFVIQATGFDLFPAVYLVGAGIIGLIGIHFFNETAGRPIDGDTPPGSEDEELAEMGYELIGFNENNDVSETQGTS